The genomic segment CCTCCGCGATCTCGCGTGCCGCGCCGGCGGTGTCGGCGGTGGCGATGGCCTTCAGTCCGAGCTCGCGGATCACCTTGCGGCACTGGCCGAGCGCGTGGGGATGGCTGTAGACCTTGCGGATCGTGTCCAGGCCCGCCTCCGGGATCGCGACGAGCTGGTGGTTGATGCGCAGAAAATGCTCGCCGACGATATAGAGGCTGGAATTCGGCATGAGATAGTGGATGTCGGCCACACGGCCGGCGACCGTGTTCTCGATCGGGATCATGCCGAGGTCGGCCTCGCCCTCCTCGATGGCGGAGAAGGCGTCCTCGAAGGTCTCGCAGGCGACCGGCTCGTCGTCGGGAAACATCTCCAGGCACGCCCTGTGGGAATTGGCCCCCTGCTCGCCCTGGAAGACGATTCTACGCCTGGTCTCGCTCGTCACGCCCGTCAACTCCGCCAACCGCCCGGCAGGCTGCAATTATCCGGTGCGTTCGCGCGCCGCCAGAAGCATCCGGGCCCGTTCAAGATCGGCCGGAGTATCGACACCGAAGGGAACGGTGTCAACGAGCGCAACCGCGATGGTCATGCCGGCGTCGAGCGCGCGTAGCTGCTCCAGCCGCGCCGCCTTCTCGCGCGGGCTTTCCGGCAGCGAGACGAAGCGGTCCAGCGCAGCGCGGCGATAGGCGTAGATGCCGATATGGTGGTAATGCGGCCCCCGCTCCCCCGCCTCGATCTCGCGGCGGAAATCGCGCGCGCGGGCGACGGTCTCGCCATCAGCGAAGCGGGTGATGGCCTTCACCACATTGGGATTGCCGATCTCCGCCTCGTCGGTGATGAGGCTCACCGGCGTGGCGATATCGATGGCCGGATCGGCGAGCGGCGCCAGGCAGGCGCGAATCGTCTCCGGCGCGATGGTCGGCAGGTCGCCTTGGATGTTGACGACATAGGCGAAGCGGCCGTCGGGGCCGAGCCCGGCGACAGCGGCATGCACCCGGTCCGATCCGCTGGCGAGATCCGGCGCGGTGAGCACGGCCTCGCCGCCGGCGGCCCTGACGGCGTCCGCGATCTCCGGTTCGGCGGCCGCCACGACCGCGCGGCCGATGCCGGCCTCCATGGCGCGGCGCCAGACATGGACGATCATCGCCTCGCCGGCTATGTCGGCAAGGGGCTTGCCCGGCAGACGTGTCGATGCCATACGGGCGGGAATGACTGCGAGGGTGTTTTCCAATCCGGGAGCGTCCATCGTCTCGTAGTAATCGCGAAAGGCCATCGTTCAAGCGCGGCATATGTGCGCATGGGCTCAAGCGTGTTGCAAGCGGGGTGAGAAACAATTAGGTTCCGGCGCGCCGGGCGCACGCCATGCACCCGCATATTGCCCGGCGTGCAAACCGGCCGTGACCGACCATGATGAAGCGCCTTCTCGGCGGCAGAGGGGATTTGTAGACCATGATGGATACGTTCGAGCTCAACAAGATCGTCGGGGCGGTCCTGTTTGCCTTGCTCGTGGCCATGGGGCTCGGGGTGGTATCCGATATCGTCTACAACCCGCATATCCCCGACCAGCCGGGCTATGCGCTCACCATCGAACAGGCCGAGAGCGAGGGCGGCACCGAAGAGGTGAAGGAAGAGGTCCCGCTCGCTGTTCTGCTCAACGAGGCCGATCCCGCCAACGGCGAGAAGCAGGCCAAGAAATGCGCGACCTGCCACACGTTCGAGAAGGGCGGTCCGAACAAGATCGGTCCGAACCTCTACGATGTGGTCGGTCGTCCCATCGCCTCCCACGAGGGCTTCTCCTATTCCTCCGCGCTCCAGGCGAAGGCAGAAGAGCTCGGCGACTGGACCTACGAGTCGCTCGACCATTTCGTGGAGAAGCCGCAGGGCTTCGCCCAGGGCACCAAGATGAGCTTCGCGGGCATCAGGGGCGAGACGGACCGCGCCGACCTGCTCGTCTATCTGCGCTCGCTGTCGGAGAGCCCGGCGCCGCTGCCGGAAATGCCGGCCGACGATTCCGCCGCCGCGGAAGGCGCCGATGTGGACATGCCGGCCGCAGAGGATGGTGCCGCGGAAGACGGCCAGGAGGCCGCGCCGGCTGCAGAGGACGGTGCCGCCGAGGGCGGCCAGGAGGCCGCGCCGGCGGCCGGCGACGATGCCGCGCAGGACGGCGCCGAGGATCAGACACCGGCGGAAAACAGCAGCGAATAAGCCCGCTTGGGGCGCGCGGACGCGCCACGCATTACCAAAATTTAACGCCGGCGGCCCTTCCGCCGGCGTTTCCTTTTGTGGCATAGACGAAGTGAGGGAACGGTGTGCGCCGGGTTCGGCGCGGCATGAAGGCTCACCGTATGGGGCATTGCTGGAGGGCAGGTCTGATCCGATGCGCATGACGCGACGCAAAGCGCTCTCACTGCTCGGTGCCGGTGCCGGGCTGCCGTTTCTGCCGGTTCCCGGCCTGATGACGCCGGCACGCGCGCAGGCCGGCGGATGGCATCACGGCCTTTCGCTGTTCGGCGATCTCAAATACGGGCCGGACTTCAAGCATTTCGATTATGTCGATCCGGACGCCCCGAAGGGCGGGCGCCTGCGCATGGCGACCTACCAGCCCTTCGACAGCCTGAATGTCGTGCCGCCACGGGGCTCCGTCGCCCCGGGAGTGGGGCTGATCTACGACTCGCTGATGACATCCTCGCTCGACGAGGTGTCCACGGAATACGGCCTCGTGGCAGACGGCGCGGAGATCGCGGACGATATCTCCTGGGTCACCTACCGTCTGCGCGAGGGAGGCCGCTGGCACGACGGCGAGCCGATCACGCCGGCGGACGTGCTGTTCTCCTTCGACGCGCTGAAGACGCACCACCCACTCTATCACCACTATTACCAGAACGTGGTGAAGGCCGAGCAGACCGGCGACCGGGAGGTGACCTTCACCTTCGACCAGACCGGCAATCGCGAGCTGCCCAACATCGTCGGCCAGATCACGGTGCTCCCGAAGCACTATTGGGACGGCAAGGATGCCAAGGGCAATCCGCGCGACATCACCAAGACCACGCTCGATGTGCCGCTGGGATCGGGCGCCTACCGCATCAAGCAGGTCATTCCGGGCCGCACAATCGTCTATGAGCGGGTGCCGGACTATTGGGGCGCGGAGCTGCCCGTCAATATAGGACGGAACAATCTCGACGAGATCCGCTACGAGGTCTATCGCGACCTCCAGGTCGCTTTCGAGGCCTTCAAGGCCGACGCGCTCGACTTCTTCGTCGAGGCCACCTCGAAGAACTGGGTCTCCGGCTACGACTTCCCGGCGGTGAAGCGCGGCGACGTGGTCCAGGAGGCGTTCCCGCAGATGTCGCGGGCCACGGGCCGGCTGCAGGCCTGGGTGTTCAACCTGCGACGCAAGAAGTTCCAGGATCGCCGGGTGCGGCGCGCCTTCAATCTCGCGCTCGATTTCGAGACCATGAACGAGACCTTCTTCTATGGCCTCTACGAGCGTATCGACAGCTATTTCGACGGCACGGAGCTCGCGGCGACGGGCGTGCCGGAGGGGCTCGAACTGGAGATCCTGGAGAAGGTGCGCGACAAGGTGCCCGAAGCGCTCTTCACCGAGCCCTACGAGAACCCTGTCGGCGGTTCGCCCAAGGCCGTCCGGCGCAATCTGCGCGAGGCGCTCAAGCTGCTCGAGGAGGCCGGCTGGGTGGTGAAGAACCGCAGGCTCGTGAATGCGGAGACGGGCGAGCCCTTCACCGTGCAGTTCCTGTCCGACGATCCGCGCTCGGAGCGCACTGTGGGCTTCTACAAGAAGAACCTGGAGCGGCTCGGCATGGACGTGTCGCTGCGCGTGGTCGATTCCTCGCAGTACCAGAACAGGCTGCGCTCGTTCGATTTCGATATCATCTCCGTCGTCAAGCTCCAGTCTCTCTCGCCGGGCAACGAGCAGCGCAACTACTGGGGATCGGAGTCCGCCGACGTGCCCGGCTCGGACAACGAGATGGGCATCAAGAACCCGGCAGTGGACTACCTGATCGACCGGATCATCTATGCGGAGAACCGCGAGGAGCTGGTCGCGGCGACCCATGCGCTCGACCGGGTGCTCCTGTGGAACGACTATGTCGTGCCCCAGTGGATTTCCGGCGAGATCTGGACGGCGCGCTGGAACCGCTATTCCCATCCCGATCCGTTGCCGGAATACAGCTTCGGCTTTCCGTCCATCTGGTGGTACGACAAGGACAAGGCCGCCGCGATCGGTGGCGAGGGATAGGGACCTTGAGGCGATGAGCGGACCGTCCGTCACCCGGCGATGCGTGCTCAAGGGCACGGGCGCCCTGGCCGCGTTGCCCGTCTTGCCCCGGATGGCAGACGCGGCCGGCGAGGACCGCCACGGCCTGTCGGCCTTCGGCGACCTGAAATATCCGCCGGACTTCGCCCATTTCGACTATGTGAACCCCGACGCGCCGAAGGGCGGCGTGCTCTCCACCGTGCCGTCGAGCTGGGGCTGGAACCAGAGCCCGCTCACCTTCAACACGCTCAACACGCTCGTCCTGAAGGGCGACGCGCCGGTCGGGCTCGATATCATCTATGACAGCCTGATGACGCGCGCGACCGACGAGCCGGACGCGGTCTACGGCCTCGTCGCGCGGAGCGTGCGGATCTCCGGCGACGGCAATCTCTACACCTTCCTTCTGCGCCCGGAGGCGCGGTTCCACGACGGATCGCCGCTGACCGCCGACGATGTCGTCTTCTCGCTCCTGACGCTCAAGGAGAAGGGCCATCCCGCCGTCAGCCAGTCGATCCGCGACATGGTGGAGGTCTCCCGCGATGGCGACCGCGCCGTGACCGTGCGTCTGGCCGACGACCACAGCCGCGGCCTTCCCATGCTCGTCGCCTCCCTGCCCATCGTGTCGCGCGCCTGGTACGAGACGCGCGATTTCGCCGCCAGCACGCTGGAGCGGCCGCTGGCGAGCGGGCCCTACAAGGTGGGCGCCTTCGAGCCCGGGCGCTTTATCGAGTACAAGCGCGCGGGCAATTACTGGGCCCGCGACCTGCCGGTCAATCGCGGGCGGTACAATTTCGACATCTACCGCGTGGAGTTCTTCCGCGACCGGGACGTGGCGTTCGAGGCTTTCAAGGCCAAGACCTATCTCCTGCGCGAGGAGTTCTCGTCGAAGAGCTGGGCGACGCAATACGATTTTCCCGCGATCGCCGACGGCCGGGTCGTGCAAGACACCATTCCCGACAACCGCCCTTCCGGCGCGCAGGGCTATTTCCTGAATACCCGCCGCCCGCAATTCTCCGACCGGCGGGTGCGCGAGGCGCTCATCTACGCCTTCGATTTCGAATGGGCCAATGAGAACCTGTTCTACGGGCTCTACAAGCGGACCCATTCCTTCTTCCAGAACTCCGACATGATGGCGCAGGGCGAGCCCGGCGAAGCGGAGCTTGCGCTGCTCGAGCCCTATCGCGGCCAGGTGCCGGACGAGGTGTTCGGCGAGCCCTTCTCCCCGCCCGTCACCGACGGGTCGGGCCGCGACCGCGGCTCCCTGCGCCACGCCAAGAGGCTGCTTCAGGAGGCGGGCTGGACGGTCAGCGACGGCGCCTTGCGCAATGCGGCGGGCGAGCCCTTCACGATCGAGTTCCTGGAGGACGATCCGAGCTTCGAGCGCGTGACCATGCCCTATGTGCGGCGGCTGGAGCGGCTCGGCATCCAGGCGCGCATCCGCACGGTCGATCCCGCCCAGTTCCAGTCGCGCCTGAAGGATTTCGACTACGACGTCGTCGTCAGGCGCTATGCCATGCCGCAGACGCCCGACGAGGGCATCAAGAGGTTCTGGAGCTCCGCCGACGCCGACGTGCCGGGCAGCGACAATCTCTCCGGCATCAAGGATCCGGTGGTCGACGCGCTGACGGAGACCATGATCCGCGCCAAGACCCGCGAGGAGATGGTCGCCGCCGCCCGCGCGCTCGACCGCGTGCTGCGCGCGGGCCGGTACTGGGTGCCGCACTGGTACAAGGGCACGCATACGCTGGCCTATTGGGATGCGTTCGAGAGGCCTGAGACCAAGCCGGCCTACGAGCGCGGCATCGTGACCACCTGGTGGTCGCGCACCGGCGGCGACGCGGCGGGCGACGGGGGCGCGCGCGGATGACGGCCTATATCGTCAGGCGCCTCCTGCTCATGGTGCCCACCATTCTGGGTATCATGCTTATCAGCTTCGTTATCGTGCAGTTCGCGCCGGGCGGTCCGGTGGAACGCGTGCTGGCCCAGATCTCCGGGTCCGATGTCGCAGCGACCGCACGCATCTCCGGCGGCACGGGCGGCGACGGGGGCGGTGGCGGCGGTGTCAGCAGCTCCGGCGGCGGCGAGAGCATCACGTCGAAATACCGCGGGGCGCGCGGCCTCGATCCGGAATTCATCCGCCAGCTCGAAGAGCAGTTCGGCTTCGACAAGCCGGCGCATGAGCGCTTCCTGCTGATGCTGAAGAACTTCATCACCTTCGATTTCGGCCAGAGCTATTTCCGCGACATATCGGTGATCGACCTCATACTGGAGAAGATGCCGGTCTCGGTGTCGCTCGGCCTGTGGATGACCGTCCTGTCCTACATGATCTCCATCCCGCTCGGCATCGCCAAGGCGATGCACGACGGCACGCGCTTCGATGTATGGACCAGCGCGGTGGTGATCGTGGGCTACGCGATCCCGGGCTTCCTGTTCGCTGTGCTGCTGATCGTGCTGTTCGCCGGGGGCTCGTTCTTCGATATCTTCCCCTTGCGCGGCCTCGTCTCCGACAACTGGGACAGCCTCGCCTGGTACGACAAGATCCTCGACTATCTCTGGCACCTCGTGCTGCCCATCGCCGCGCTCGCCATCGGCGCCTTCGCGACGACGACGCTGTTGACCAAGAACTCCTTCCTCGACGAGATCCGCAAGCAATATGTGATGACCGCGCGCGCCAAGGGGCTGACCGAGCGCCAGGTGCTCTACGGCCATGTCTTCCGCAACGCCATGCTGATCATCATCGCGGGCTTTCCGGGCGCCTTCATCTCGGCCTTCTTCACGGGCTCGCTGCTGATCGAGACGATCTTCTCGCTCGACGGGCTGGGGCTGCTCTCGTTTGAGTCCATCGTCAACCGCGACTATCCGGTCGTCTTCGCCACGCTCTACATCTTCAGCCTGCTCGGGCTGGTGGTGAACCTCATCTCCGACCTCACCTATACTTGGGTCGATCCGCGCATCGACTTCGAGACGCGCGAGGTGTGAGGCGATGGAGGCACGCAAGGACAGGCCCGAAGATCACGAGGGCGCGCTCGCGGCAGGCTCCGCCGAAGCGCTTCATGCCACGCCCGAACGCACCGGCTGGCTCTCCCCGATCAACCAGCGCCGGCTGGATAATTTCAAGGCCAACCGGCGCGGCTACTGGTCCTTCTGGATCTTCCTCGTCCTGTTCCTGGTGACGCTGTTTGCGGAGTTCATCGCCAATGACCGCCCGCTCCTGGTGGAATATGGCGGCGAGTACTATTTCCCGATCTTCGAGGCCTATCCCGAGACCGTCTTCGGCGGCGATTTCGAAACGGAAGCGGACTATCGCGATCCCTTCGTCCAGGACCTCATCCAGGAGGATGGCGGCTGGATCGTCTGGCCGCTCATCCCCTACAGCTACGACACGATCAATCTGGACCTGCCGGTGCCCGCGCCCGCGCCGCCCTCGGCGGAGAACTGGCTGGGCACGGACGATCAGGGCCGCGACGTGGTGGCGCGCGTCATCTACGGCTTCCGCATATCGGTCCTGTTCGGGCTGACGCTGACCGTCGTCTCCTCCTTCATCGGCGTGGTGGCCGGTGCCGTGCAGGGCTATTTCGGCGGCTGGACGGATCTCATCTTCCAGCGCGTCATCGAGATCTGGACATCGATCCCGGCGCTCTATCTCCTGATCATCATCGCCTCGGTGATCGAGCCGAATTTCTGGATCCTGCTCGGCATCCTGCTGCTGTTCTCCTGGGTCGCGCTTGTCGGCGTGGTCAGGGCGGAGTTCCTGCGCGGGCGCAATCTGGAGTTCGTCACGGCCGCGCGCGCCATGGGCCATACCAATCTCGTCATCATGTTCCGCCACCTCCTGCCCAACGCCATGGTGGCCACCCTCACTTTCATGCCGTTCATCCTCAACGGTTCGATCACCACGCTCACCTCGCTCGACTTCCTGGGCTTCGGCCTGCCGCCGGGCTCGCCCTCGCTCGGCGAGCTTCTGGCGCAGGGCAAGGCGAACCTGCAGGCGCCGTGGCTCGGCATTTCGGGCTTCGTCGTGATCGCGCTGATGCTGAGCCTGCTGATCTTCATCGGCGAGGCCGTGCGCGACGCCTTCGATCCGAGGAAGACCTACCAATGAGCGCGAACGCGGGCGACACGCTTCTTCAGGTGCAGGACCTGTCGGTCGCCTTCCGGCAGGGCGGCGGGGAGACGCTCGCCGTCGACCGCGTCTCCTTCGACGTCAAGCCGGGCGAGACGGTGGCGCTCGTGGGCGAGTCGGGCTCCGGCAAGACGGTGAGCGCGCTCTCCGTCATGCGGCTCCTGCCCTATCCCTCCGCGCGCCACCCGTCCGGGCTCATCCGCTTCAAGGGCACCGACGTGCTCAAGGCCGACGACCGCACCATGCGCGGCATCCGCGGCAACGACATCGCGATGATCTTCCAGGAGCCCATGAGCTCGCTGAACCCGCTGCATTCCGTTGAGCGCCAGATCGGCGAGGTTCTGACGCTGCATCAGGGCATGAGCGACGCGAAGGCCCGCAATCGTGTTCTGGAGCTTCTGGACATTGTCGGCATTCCCGACCCCGAGACCCGGCTGAAGAGCTATCCCCACCAGCTCTCCGGCGGCCAGCGCCAGCGCGTCATGATCGCCATGGCGCTCGCCAACGAGCCCGATCTCCTGATCGCTGACGAGCCGACCACGGCGCTCGACGTGACCATCCAGGCGCAGATCCTGGAGCTGCTCAAGCGGCTCCAGAAGGAGCTCGGCATGGCCATGCTGCTCATCACCCACGATCTCGGTATCGTGCGCAAGATGGCCGAGCGCGTGAATGTCATGACGCATGGCAGGATCGTGGAGCAGGGGCCGACGGAGCAGATCTTCGACCGGCCCGAACACGCCTATACGAAAAGCCTCCTGTCGGCGGAGCCCAAGGGCGAGCCGCCCGGCACCGACAGCACCGGCACCGTGGTCATGGAGACCGACGACCTCAAGGTCTGGTTCCCGATCCGGCGCGGTCTCTTCAAGCGCACGGTCGGCTATGTGAAGGCGGTCGACGGCGTGACGGTGAAGATCCGCGAGGGCGAGACGCTGGGCGTGGTCGGCGAATCGGGCTCCGGCAAGACCTCGCTCGGGCTCGCCATCATGCGCCTCATCTCCTCGAAGGGGCGTATCGCCTATATCGGCCGGCCCATCGAGGCGCTCAATGCGCGCCAGATGCGGCCGCTGCGCAAGGATCTCCAGATCGTCTTCCAGGATCCCTACGGCTCGCTCAGCCCGCGCATGTCGATCGCGCAGATCGTCGGGGAGGGTCTGCTCGTGCAGGACAGGGGGCTGCCTTACGACGAGCAGCGCGAGCGCATCGCCCAGTCCTTAAGGGAAGTCGGCATCGATCCGGCGGCGATGGACCGTTACCCCCACGAATTCTCCGGGGGTCAGCGCCAGCGCATCGCGGTCGCGCGCGCCATGGTGCTCAAGCCCCGCTTCGTCATGCTGGACGAACCGACCAGCGCGCTCGACATGTCCGTCCAGGCCCAGATCGTCGACCTCCTGCGCGATCTCCAGAAGCGCCACAGGCTCGCCTACCTCTTCATCAGCCACGATCTCAGGGTGGTGCGCGCGCTGGCCAACGAGGTGGTGGTGATGCGCGATGGCCAGGTGGTGGAGCAGGGCGAGGCCACGACGATCTTCGAGGCGCCGCGCACCGACTATACCAGGGCGCTCATGGCCGCCGCCTTCGATCTCGAAACCGCCCCGGCGGGCATCGTCGCGGAATAGCGGGGTTTGGGGGGAACCGGCACCGGTCCGCGTCCCCGCCCGCCTTGCAATTCGGCCCGGGCCATGCTTGGAGAGGGGCGGGCGTCCGCCCGGTCCACTCCCGATTCCCGTTCCCGACTGCGAGGCAGCGATGGCGATCCTCTATCTGATCAGCGGCTGGCAGACCGATCACTGGGTGTCCGCGATGCGCGAGCTCGCGCCGGAGCGCGACGTGCGCCTGTGGCCCGATGCCGGCGCGCTGTCGGAGATCGATTATGTGCTCGCCTGGAAGCCGCTGACAGGCGTGTTCAAGACACTGCCGAACCTCAAGGCGATCTTCTCGCTCGGCGCCGGCGTCGACGCCATCATGGCCGATCCGGACCTGCCGGGCGTCCCCGTGGCGCGCATCGTCGATCCCGATCTCACCATGCGCATGACGGAATATGTCGTGCTGCATGTGCTGATGCATCACCGCCAGCAGCGCAGATACGATGCGGTCCAGGCGCGCCGGGAATGGCGGCCGCTCGACCAGCCGCCGGCAAACGCGGTGCGCGTCGGCATCATGGGACTCGGCGCGCTTGGCCGTGACGCTGCGGAAAAACTGCGCGATCTGGGCTTCGACGTCGCCGGCTGGAGCCGCTCGCCGAAGCGTGTGGAGGGGGTGGCCTGCTTTGCCGGGGATGACGGGCTTAAGCCCTTCCTCGCCCGCACCGACATCCTTGTCTGCCTCCTGCCGCATACGCCGGAAACGGAGGGGCTGATCGACCGTAAGCTCATTGCGGGCCTCGCGCGCGACGGCGCGATCGAGGGGCCGGCGCTCATCAACGCCGCGCGCGGCAAGCTGCAGGTGGAGGCCGATATCCTCGCAGCCCTCGACGACGGCACGCTCGCCCATGCCACGCTCGACGTCTTCGAGACCGAGCCGCTGCCGCAGGAAAGCCCGTTCTGGACCCATCCGCGCGTGACGCTCACACCCCATGTGGCCAGCGATTCCGATCCGCTCTCGCTCACCCGCAATATCCTCGCCCAGATCGAGCGCTTCGAGGCCGGCCAGCCTCTGGAGAACCTCGTGGACCGCAACCGGGGCTATTGACGCCCACGGGCGGAAGGCGGGGCAAGGGGTGAGGGACTACGCGATCCTGTCCGGCAGGCCGCGCCCGTTATTCCACCACCGGTTCGGATTGTCGCTCCCCGGATTGTAGGCTGCCCGGCTCGCCCAGTCCTCGCGCAGAAAGATGACCGGCTCCTCGTAGTGGTGGACATGGAGGATCGCGTCCATGACCGCTTCCAGGACGGAGAGGTCGCGTTCGATGGAGATCTTCAGCTCCACCATCGGGTAGGTTTCCGTGCTGCCCGCCTCGAAGCCGCCGACATGCGTCGTCGTGGTCGAGCCTGGCTCGGGCTGCGATGTCTCCTTGCCGAGCGCGGAGATGCTCGCATTGCGCTGGTAGCGCCCGAAGGAAAGCGGGTGCACCTCCATGACCGCATCGAGAATCCGGTCCGTGTCCTCCGGCAGTGTCTGAATTTCGAGCGTCCAGACGGGAACGAATGTTCCCGATCTTGCCTGATAACCTTCCAGAACGGACATGGATAGGCTCCCTGTAGAATGTTCTCTTTTTGTTCCATTTTCCGCGCGCGCTGTCAAGGCGATGGACGCGGCTATCGCGAAGGGCCGGGCCGGGCAAGCCCGACACGGGCCTCACTCCGGCACCATGCGGCGGATACCGGTGACATTGCCGTAGAGGCGGGCGATGCGGTCGACGGCCTCGTGCAGCGGCTCGATCACCACCTGCATGTGGTGGCCGTTGGCGTGAAGAAACCGCTCGCCGTCGACCATCAGGCCGACATGGCCCTTCCAGAAGACGAGATCGCCGCGGTGGAGCGCGGCGAAACCGTGCGCGTCGACCGGCACGCCGAGGGCGGCCTCCTGCATGTCGCTGTCGCGCGGGCAGGGATGGCCCGCGGCATGGAGCGCGAGCTGGACGAGGCCCGAACAGTCGACCCCCGTAAACCCCTTGCCGCCCCACAGATAGGGAACATGGAGCAGCGTTTCCGCGACGGCGACATAGTCCTGCGCATAGTCGCGCAAAGGCCGCACATGGCGGGCATAGACATAGCGCCCGTCGGCCAGCACGGCGAAGGGGCCCTCGGTGCCGGCAATGGCGAGCCGCGCATTGAGCCCGACACCCGTGACGGGCTGCGACTTCACGTCCGGCTGCGGATAGAGGAAGGTGCGAGGCACGCTCACGCGGTGGGTTGCCGGCTGGGCCTCCGGCGCGAGGCTGCCCGCGCGTGCATAGCCGACATAGCCGTCCTCCTCGATCTGGACCCAGGCCCAGCCGTCGCGCTCGTCGAAGACGCGCACGCGCTCGCCCATCAGCGCCTCGGTCAGGAGCGCGGCGTCGGGCTCGGGCCTGCGCCTCAGGCCGAGAGCGGGCGCGATGACATGATAGCTCTGGCCCTCCACGAAGCGTTCGGCCGGCACCCGGCCCCGGAGCCAGGCGGCGGCCAGATCGGGGCGGTAGGGATGGAGGCGCGGATCGGGCGCATTGGTCATGGCGGCAGTCTCCCGGCACGGTCGGCAATCGAATCGGCGAGGCGCTCCAGATAGAGCGCGCCCTTGACGGTGCGCTGGACCAGCACGTTGCGCCGGTCCTCCTCGTCGCGCCGGCGGCTGACGAGCTCCAGCCGGCCCATGGAATCGAGCGCGCGCGTGATGACGGGCTTCGACACGCCGAGCTTGGCGGCGAGCCCGCGCACCGTATGCGGCGGCGCCTCCAGATAGATGGTGAGCAGGATGGTCATCTGGCGCACGGAAAGGTCCGGCTCGCCGTCGCGGACGAGATCGAGATTCACATCATGCCACAAGGTCAGCGCCTGCGCCGTCGTCAAGCGCACGGTCATCGCACCGCTCCACCTCCCCCGGTCCTCCCAGAGCGGCCTGCGTCCTGTCGGACGCAGACAAGCTGCTCTAGCACTTTGGAAACGATCCGCTGATCCAGAGCAGACCGTTACGGTCCCGTATCATTTAAACGGCGGGACCCGGCGGGCGCAAGACGCGCGTGCGCTGCACGGCTGGAATCGGGAGCGGGGAGACGGTTCCGTGCGCGGCCGGCGTCAGCGCCCGCCCGCATAGCGGTCGCGGATCATGGCGAAGAGCGCGCGGATACCCTGGGCCTCGCCGCCGACGGGATGGCCGGGATGCGCCTTGGGCGTCCAGCCATAGATGTCGAGATGGATATAGGCCTTCGCCTTCTCCACGAAGCGCTTGAGGAAGAGGGCGGCGACCACCGAGCCGGCGAAGGAGGAGTCCGAAATGTGGTTCACATCGGCGACCTTGCTGTCGAGCCAGCGGTCGTAGGGGCCCCACAGCGGCATGCGCCAGAGGGGATCGTTCTCCGCCGCCGCG from the Kaustia mangrovi genome contains:
- a CDS encoding C40 family peptidase, with the protein product MTNAPDPRLHPYRPDLAAAWLRGRVPAERFVEGQSYHVIAPALGLRRRPEPDAALLTEALMGERVRVFDERDGWAWVQIEEDGYVGYARAGSLAPEAQPATHRVSVPRTFLYPQPDVKSQPVTGVGLNARLAIAGTEGPFAVLADGRYVYARHVRPLRDYAQDYVAVAETLLHVPYLWGGKGFTGVDCSGLVQLALHAAGHPCPRDSDMQEAALGVPVDAHGFAALHRGDLVFWKGHVGLMVDGERFLHANGHHMQVVIEPLHEAVDRIARLYGNVTGIRRMVPE
- a CDS encoding ABC transporter permease, encoding MEARKDRPEDHEGALAAGSAEALHATPERTGWLSPINQRRLDNFKANRRGYWSFWIFLVLFLVTLFAEFIANDRPLLVEYGGEYYFPIFEAYPETVFGGDFETEADYRDPFVQDLIQEDGGWIVWPLIPYSYDTINLDLPVPAPAPPSAENWLGTDDQGRDVVARVIYGFRISVLFGLTLTVVSSFIGVVAGAVQGYFGGWTDLIFQRVIEIWTSIPALYLLIIIASVIEPNFWILLGILLLFSWVALVGVVRAEFLRGRNLEFVTAARAMGHTNLVIMFRHLLPNAMVATLTFMPFILNGSITTLTSLDFLGFGLPPGSPSLGELLAQGKANLQAPWLGISGFVVIALMLSLLIFIGEAVRDAFDPRKTYQ
- a CDS encoding 2-hydroxyacid dehydrogenase; this encodes MAILYLISGWQTDHWVSAMRELAPERDVRLWPDAGALSEIDYVLAWKPLTGVFKTLPNLKAIFSLGAGVDAIMADPDLPGVPVARIVDPDLTMRMTEYVVLHVLMHHRQQRRYDAVQARREWRPLDQPPANAVRVGIMGLGALGRDAAEKLRDLGFDVAGWSRSPKRVEGVACFAGDDGLKPFLARTDILVCLLPHTPETEGLIDRKLIAGLARDGAIEGPALINAARGKLQVEADILAALDDGTLAHATLDVFETEPLPQESPFWTHPRVTLTPHVASDSDPLSLTRNILAQIERFEAGQPLENLVDRNRGY
- a CDS encoding MarR family winged helix-turn-helix transcriptional regulator; the encoded protein is MTVRLTTAQALTLWHDVNLDLVRDGEPDLSVRQMTILLTIYLEAPPHTVRGLAAKLGVSKPVITRALDSMGRLELVSRRRDEEDRRNVLVQRTVKGALYLERLADSIADRAGRLPP
- a CDS encoding ABC transporter ATP-binding protein encodes the protein MSANAGDTLLQVQDLSVAFRQGGGETLAVDRVSFDVKPGETVALVGESGSGKTVSALSVMRLLPYPSARHPSGLIRFKGTDVLKADDRTMRGIRGNDIAMIFQEPMSSLNPLHSVERQIGEVLTLHQGMSDAKARNRVLELLDIVGIPDPETRLKSYPHQLSGGQRQRVMIAMALANEPDLLIADEPTTALDVTIQAQILELLKRLQKELGMAMLLITHDLGIVRKMAERVNVMTHGRIVEQGPTEQIFDRPEHAYTKSLLSAEPKGEPPGTDSTGTVVMETDDLKVWFPIRRGLFKRTVGYVKAVDGVTVKIREGETLGVVGESGSGKTSLGLAIMRLISSKGRIAYIGRPIEALNARQMRPLRKDLQIVFQDPYGSLSPRMSIAQIVGEGLLVQDRGLPYDEQRERIAQSLREVGIDPAAMDRYPHEFSGGQRQRIAVARAMVLKPRFVMLDEPTSALDMSVQAQIVDLLRDLQKRHRLAYLFISHDLRVVRALANEVVVMRDGQVVEQGEATTIFEAPRTDYTRALMAAAFDLETAPAGIVAE